The sequence CCATAGCCCGTATAAGCGGAAAAAGCGCTGGCATACGCTGTATCTCGTCAATAATCACGAGGTGGTCAGTGAATTGGTTTAAATATAACTCAGGCTCCTGAAGTTTACTCAGGTCTGAAGGCAATTCAATATCAAGGTAAACAACTCTTTTCCGTAATGCCTTTGCTATTATTTTGGCAAGTGTGGTCTTGCCAACCTGGCGGCAGCCGATCAATCCCACTACCGGGTATCTGGCAAGGGAGGCTATGACTGCCCTTTTCAGTTCCCTCTCTAATATCATGCTTGCATTTTAAAACAAGCGCTTTCATTTTGCAATGATAAAATTAGAGGTGGATTTTCAATGGCAATTCTTTTTTATTGCCGCGATAGGTTATTTGATAAATTGCACGGCATTGCTATATGAAGCCTATAGCATTTTAAAATCTATTTTGCCAATTTAAAGAATTGACCTCAAAATCTTTTTGTCATCAATGCCAAAAGTTAAGTATGGTGTCCCCGGAATTGTGTTCGGAAGAATGATTAGTTGGAGCAATTATAATGGTCGCTGTCCCTATTTATTCCCAATCTCATTCAATTGAAACATAAAGTCAGACGGAAATCGGTCAATATTCCTTTTAACGGCCTGCACTAAAACTCTCGGCTCAACCTCATAAAGTTCCGCAAGGTCAGTGCTTATCATTATCTTATGCCCGCGAATCATGTAGATTTTCCCTTCTATTACTTCTTGTTGAACCACTATTTCCATTTCATTCCCCTGTATTTTTCAATATCTTTAGAAAGTCCGTTGATGGTCTTTAATTATAGGAAGTTTAGGCATAGGAAAGGGATTTCTTTTTCCCCATTATTGGCAAAGAAACCATCTCTACTATCTCAATACCTTTATCTTCCGGAATTCTTTCGCCATCGGCTATCAAACTTCTTAGGTAAGCATCAATTGCGATAAGTATAGGTTTTCATATCTAAACAATATACCTATGCAAAGGCAGTGTCAAACTTTTTATAGCGAGAGGCAGGGGGTAGTTCTTAAATTATACATAAGATGGGGCATTTCTTTCATATTGCCAATCCCGCCTCAATCCTATCTTCCAACTGCGGTAATTTTCTACCTCTCAAAAAGCCTCTCTATAAGTTTATAGCCTTCTGCCTCAAACAACCCTGTTCCCTTTGCCTCTGCCTCTGTAAACCCCTTGCCCCTTGCCCCTTGCCCCTTGCCCCTATCTTTTGATGGATACATCATAAACGGCACAGGGTCTCTGGTGTGGGTCTTCTTTGCTATAGGCGTAGGATGGTCGGGAAGAACAACAACCCTGAATTCTTTGAATTTATCCATGCCTTTTAAAACAGCGCCGACTATTTTTTCATCAAAATCCTCAATAGCCTTGATTTTATCTTTCAGATTTCCTGTATGCCCTGCCTCATCAGGCGCCTCTACATGCACGCACACAAAATCCTTTGTCTCAAGTTCCTTTAACGCATACTCTGCCTTGCCTGTATAATTTGTATCAAGATAACCTGTTGCGCCCGGAACATTCACAACATTAAGTCCTGCATATATGCCGACGCCCTTTACCAGATCAACAGCAGATATGACAGAGCCTTCTATACCGAACCTTTGTTTTAAGGTAGGCATCTGCGGTCTTCTTCCCTGTCCCCAGAGCCATATTGAATTTGCAGGCTTCTTGCCTTTTTCCTCTCTTTCAATGTTTACAGGATGCTCCTTTAAGAGCATCTGTGAAGAGTTCATAAGTTGAATGAGTTTTTTTGAGCCTTCGCCTTTTGGGAGATGAGCAGTGATTTCTTTTCCTGTTATGTCATGCGGCGGGGTTGTCTCCATTTTAGCGGCATCAGGACCGCCATTCCAAACCATAAGATGCCTGTAACTAACACCGGGATAAAATTTAATGCCGCTGCCTGAAAGTTCTTTGTCCAAATCAAGTATTATCCTTTTTGCCTCATCTGTTGTTATATGCCCCGCGCTGTAATCATTCATAAAAATCTTTCCGCCCTGTTCAAGAAGCGCAACAAGGTTGCACCGAAGCGCCAAATCATCTTTTGACAATTCTACGCCGATGCTCGCTGCCTCAAGAGGAGACCTGCCTGTATAATATTTTCTTGGGTCATAACCGAGGACGCTTAATATGGCAACATCGCTTCCGGGCGGATAGCCGTCAGGCACATTCTTTGAAAGACCGATTGAGCCGTTTTGGGCAAGGAAGTCCATATTCGGCGTGTTTGCAGCCTCAAGCGGGGTTTTATTGCCGAGTTCAGGAATGGGCTCATCACTCATCCCATCGCCAATGAGGATTATGTATTTCACTAATTCACCTTACCTTATGACAGTGGGGACAGATTTCAAATCTGTCCCCAGTTGTCCTATATTATGCTGAAAAAAGTTTAACACATCCAATATATGATTGTAAACCAAGTTGGGAATTTTCCCTGATGACTTTTCCCTCTTTTTTTGATAATTTCAAGATATGAAAAACCTCTCGCTTTTGCAAAAGGCACTTGTATCTATTCTCCTCCTTGCAATCCCAGTTCTTATCACCTTCATTGTAACCTATCGTATAAATAAGGAATATATCAAAGAGGGCACATTAAATGATATTGCCAGTATTGCCAAAGGGTATGAGATGAGTGCATATTACTTCCTTGAGATGATAAAGATACGGGCGCAGGACTTTGCCAGCGATGGTTTTATAAGGGAGAATCTGCAGAAGATAATTCAGGGAGATGGGCATGCAAATGAACACCTTAACAAACATCTCTTAAAAAACAAGATGCCATTGGATAAGACAATCCATGAGATATATATCCTCTCTCTTGACGGCAAGGTCGCAGGTT is a genomic window of Deltaproteobacteria bacterium containing:
- a CDS encoding AAA family ATPase, which codes for MLERELKRAVIASLARYPVVGLIGCRQVGKTTLAKIIAKALRKRVVYLDIELPSDLSKLQEPELYLNQFTDHLVIIDEIQRMPALFPLIRAMVDKKRVGGRFLVLGSASPQLIRHSSESLAGRIIYHELKPLNLNETGYDNLNALWLRGGFPNSYLAKDS
- a CDS encoding cofactor-independent phosphoglycerate mutase, whose protein sequence is MKYIILIGDGMSDEPIPELGNKTPLEAANTPNMDFLAQNGSIGLSKNVPDGYPPGSDVAILSVLGYDPRKYYTGRSPLEAASIGVELSKDDLALRCNLVALLEQGGKIFMNDYSAGHITTDEAKRIILDLDKELSGSGIKFYPGVSYRHLMVWNGGPDAAKMETTPPHDITGKEITAHLPKGEGSKKLIQLMNSSQMLLKEHPVNIEREEKGKKPANSIWLWGQGRRPQMPTLKQRFGIEGSVISAVDLVKGVGIYAGLNVVNVPGATGYLDTNYTGKAEYALKELETKDFVCVHVEAPDEAGHTGNLKDKIKAIEDFDEKIVGAVLKGMDKFKEFRVVVLPDHPTPIAKKTHTRDPVPFMMYPSKDRGKGQGARGKGFTEAEAKGTGLFEAEGYKLIERLFER
- a CDS encoding ORF6N domain-containing protein, giving the protein MVQQEVIEGKIYMIRGHKIMISTDLAELYEVEPRVLVQAVKRNIDRFPSDFMFQLNEIGNK